In the Drosophila biarmipes strain raj3 chromosome X, RU_DBia_V1.1, whole genome shotgun sequence genome, one interval contains:
- the LOC108023354 gene encoding disks large 1 tumor suppressor protein isoform X19, translated as MTTRKKKRDGGGSGGGFIKKVSSLFNLDSLHKASSGKVNGDDSWLYEDIQLERGNSGLGFSIAGGTDNPHIGTDTSIYITKLISGGAAAADGRLSINDIIVSVNDVSVVDVPHASAVDALKKAGNVVKLHVKRKRGTATTPAAGSAAGDARDSAAGGPKVMEIDLVKGGKGLGFSIAGGIGNQHIPGDNGIYVTKLMDGGAAQVDGRLSIGDKLIAVRTNGSEKNLENVTHELAVATLKSITDKVTLIIGKTQHLTTSASGGGGGGLSAGQQLSQSQSQLATSQSQSQVHQQQHPTPMVNSQSTGALNSVGHTVVDSPPTPQAAAASATASVIASNTTVTTVTATATATNSSSKLPPSLGANSISNSNSNNISNSNSNSINNNINSSSSTTANVAVAAATPAAAAAATPPASFYNNASMPALPVESIQTNNRSQSPQPRQPGSRYASTNVLAAVPPGTPRAVSTEDITREPRTITIQKGPQGLGFNIVGGEDGQGIYVSFILAGGPADLGSELKRGDQLLSVNNVNLTHATHEEAAQALKTSGGVVTLLAQYRPEEYNRFEARIQELKQQAALGAGGSGTLLRTTQKRSLYVRALFDYDPNRDDGLPSRGLPFKHGDILHVTNASDDEWWQARRVLGDNEDEQIGIVPSKRRWERKMRARDRSVKFQGHAAANNNLDKQSTLDRKKKNFTFSRKFPFMKSRDEKNEDGSDQEPNGVVSSTSEIDINNVNNNQANEPQPFMLCYTQDDANAEGASEENVLSYEAVQRLSINYTRPVIILGPLKDRINDDLISEYPDKFGSCVPHTTRPKREYEVDGRDYHFVSSREQMERDIQNHLFIEAGQYNDNLYGTSVASVREVAEKGKHCILDVSGNAIKRLQVAQLYPVAVFIKPKSVDSVMEMNRRMTEEQAKKTYERAIKMEQEFGEYFTGVVQGDTIEEIYSKVKSMIWSQSGPTIWVPSKESL; from the exons ATGACGACCAGGAAAAAGAAGCGCGACGGCGGCGGCAGTGGCGGCGGATTCATCAAGAAGGTCTCGTCGCTCTTCAACCTGGATTCg ctccaTAAGGCGTCGTCGGGAAAG GTGAATGGCGATGACAGCTGGTTGTACGAGGACATACAGCTGGAGCGCGGCAACTCCGGATTGGGATTCTCCATTGCCGGCGGCACGGATAATCCGCACATCGGCACCGACACCTCCATCTACATCACCAAGCTCATTTCCGGCGGAGCAGCTGCCGCCGATGGACGGCTGAGCATCAACGACATCATTGTGTCGGTGAACGATGTGTCCGTGGTGGATGTGCCACATGCCTCCGCCGTGGATGCCCTCAAGAAGGCCGGCAATGTGGTCAAGCTGCATGTGAAGCGAAAACGTGGCACGGCCACCACCCCGGCCGCCGGATCGGCGGCTGGAGATGCCCGGGACAGTGCGGCCGGTGGGCCGAAGGTCATGGAAATCGATCTGGTCAAGGGCGGCAAGGGATTGGGCTTCTCCATAGCCGGCGGCATTGGCAACCAGCACATCCCCGGCGACAATGGCATCTATGTGACCAAGCTGATGGACGGCGGGGCGGCGCAGGTGGACGGGCGTCTGTCCATCGGGGACAAGCTGATTGCAGTGCGCACCAACGGG AGCGAAAAGAACCTGGAGAACGTAACGCACGAACTGGCGGTGGCCACGCTGAAGTCGATCACCGACAAGGTGACGCTGATCATTGGGAAGACGCAGCACCTGACCACCAGTGCgtccggcggcggcggtggaggaCTCTCGGCCGGCCAGCAGttgtcgcagtcgcagtcgcagctgGCCAccagccagagccagagtcaggtccatcagcagcagcatccgACGCCGATGGTCAACTCGCAGTCGACAGGTGCGCTAAACAGTGTGGGACACACGGTTGTCGATTCACCACCAACAccacaagcagcagcagcatctgcCACTGCGTCAGTCATTGCAAGCAACACCACAGTCACCACAgtcacagccacagccacagccaccaACAGTAGCAGCAAGTTGCCGCCATCGCTAGGCGCTAACAGCAttagcaatagcaacagcaataacatcagcaacagcaacagcaatagcatcaacaacaacatcaacagTAGCAGCAGCACGACGGCAAACGTTGCAGTTGCGGctgcaacaccagcagcagcagcagcagcaactccacCCGCCTCCTTCTATAACAATGCTTCCATGCCCGCCCTGCCTGTCGAATCCATTCAAACCAACAACCGATCCCAATCACCCCAGCCGCGCC AGCCCGGCTCGCGATATGCCTCCACCAACGTCCTGGCCGCCGTTCCGCCAGGAACTCCGCGCGCAGTCAGCACCGAAGACATAACCAG AGAACCGCGCACCATCACCATCCAGAAGGGACCCCAGGGCCTGGGCTTCAACATCGTTGGCGGCGAGGATGGCCAGGGCATCTACGTGTCCTTCATCCTGGCCGGCGGTCCTGCCGATCTGGGCTCCGAGCTGAAGCGCGGCGACCAGCTGCTCAGCGTGAACAATGTCAACCTCACGCATGCCACCCACGAGGAGGCGGCCCAGGCGCTCAAG ACTTCTGGCGGCGTGGTGACCCTACTGGCGCAGTACCGCCCGGAGGAGTACAATCGGTTCGAGGCGCGCATCCAGGAGCTGAAACAGCAGGCCGCCCTCGGCGCCGGCGGATCGGGCACACTGCTGCGCACCACGCAGAAGCGATCGCTGTATGTGCGCGCCCTGTTCGACTACGATCCCAACCGGGACGATGGCCTGCCCTCGCGAGGATTGCCCTTCAAGCACGGCGACATCCTGCACGTGACCAATGCCTCCGACGACGAGTGGTGGCAGGCACGACGCGTCCTCGGCGACAACGAGGACGAGCAGATCGGCATTGTGCCGTCGAAGCGGCGCTGGGAGCGGAAGATGCGGGCTCGGGATCGCAGCGTCAAGTTCCAGGGTCATGCGGCAGCTAATAATAATCTGGATAAG CAATCGACATTGGATCGAAAGAAAAAGAATTTCACATTCTCGCGCAAATTTCCGTTTATGAAGAGTCGCGATGAGAAGAATGAAGATGGCAGCGACCAAGAGC CCAATGGAGTTGTGAGCAGCACCAGCGAAATTGACATCAATAATGTCAACAACAATCAGGCGAATGAACCGCAAC CCTTTATGCTTTGCTACACACAAGACGATGCCAATGCTGAAGGAG CTTCCGAGGAGAACGTGCTGTCCTACGAGGCCGTGCAGCGCCTGTCCATCAACTACACGCGCCCGGTGATTATCCTGGGGCCGCTGAAGGATCGCATCAACGATGACCTAATATCGGAGTATCCCGACAAGTTCGGCTCTTGTGTGCCAC ACACCACCCGACCCAAGAGGGAGTACGAGGTGGACGGTAGGGACTATCACTTTGTGTCCTCTCGCGAGCAAATGGAGCGGGATATCCAGAACCATCTGTTCATCGAGGCGGGCCAGTATAACGACAATCTGTACGGCACCTCGGTGGCCAGTGTGCGCGAGGTGGCGGAGAAGGGCAAGCACTGCATCCTGGACGTGTCCGGGAATGCCATCAAGCGCCTCCAGGTGGCCCAGCTGTATCCCGTAGCCGTGTTCATCAAGCCCAAGTCGGTGGACTCAGTGAT GGAGATGAATCGTCGCATGACGGAGGAGCAGGCCAAGAAGACCTACGAGCGGGCGATTAAAATGGAGCAGGAATTCGGCGAATACTTTACGG GCGTTGTCCAGGGCGACACCATCGAGGAGATCTACAGCAAAGTGAAATCGATGATTTGGTCCCAGTCGGGACCAACCATTTGGGTACCTTCCAAGGAATCTCTATGA
- the LOC108023354 gene encoding disks large 1 tumor suppressor protein isoform X24: MTTRKKKRDGGGSGGGFIKKVSSLFNLDSLHKASSGKVNGDDSWLYEDIQLERGNSGLGFSIAGGTDNPHIGTDTSIYITKLISGGAAAADGRLSINDIIVSVNDVSVVDVPHASAVDALKKAGNVVKLHVKRKRGTATTPAAGSAAGDARDSAAGGPKVMEIDLVKGGKGLGFSIAGGIGNQHIPGDNGIYVTKLMDGGAAQVDGRLSIGDKLIAVRTNGSEKNLENVTHELAVATLKSITDKVTLIIGKTQHLTTSASGGGGGGLSAGQQLSQSQSQLATSQSQSQVHQQQHPTPMVNSQSTGALNSVGHTVVDSPPTPQAAAASATASVIASNTTVTTVTATATATNSSSKLPPSLGANSISNSNSNNISNSNSNSINNNINSSSSTTANVAVAAATPAAAAAATPPASFYNNASMPALPVESIQTNNRSQSPQPRQPGSRYASTNVLAAVPPGTPRAVSTEDITREPRTITIQKGPQGLGFNIVGGEDGQGIYVSFILAGGPADLGSELKRGDQLLSVNNVNLTHATHEEAAQALKTSGGVVTLLAQYRPEEYNRFEARIQELKQQAALGAGGSGTLLRTTQKRSLYVRALFDYDPNRDDGLPSRGLPFKHGDILHVTNASDDEWWQARRVLGDNEDEQIGIVPSKRRWERKMRARDRSVKFQGHAAANNNLDKQSTLDRKKKNFTFSRKFPFMKSRDEKNEDGSDQEPSEENVLSYEAVQRLSINYTRPVIILGPLKDRINDDLISEYPDKFGSCVPHTTRPKREYEVDGRDYHFVSSREQMERDIQNHLFIEAGQYNDNLYGTSVASVREVAEKGKHCILDVSGNAIKRLQVAQLYPVAVFIKPKSVDSVMEMNRRMTEEQAKKTYERAIKMEQEFGEYFTGVVQGDTIEEIYSKVKSMIWSQSGPTIWVPSKESL; this comes from the exons ATGACGACCAGGAAAAAGAAGCGCGACGGCGGCGGCAGTGGCGGCGGATTCATCAAGAAGGTCTCGTCGCTCTTCAACCTGGATTCg ctccaTAAGGCGTCGTCGGGAAAG GTGAATGGCGATGACAGCTGGTTGTACGAGGACATACAGCTGGAGCGCGGCAACTCCGGATTGGGATTCTCCATTGCCGGCGGCACGGATAATCCGCACATCGGCACCGACACCTCCATCTACATCACCAAGCTCATTTCCGGCGGAGCAGCTGCCGCCGATGGACGGCTGAGCATCAACGACATCATTGTGTCGGTGAACGATGTGTCCGTGGTGGATGTGCCACATGCCTCCGCCGTGGATGCCCTCAAGAAGGCCGGCAATGTGGTCAAGCTGCATGTGAAGCGAAAACGTGGCACGGCCACCACCCCGGCCGCCGGATCGGCGGCTGGAGATGCCCGGGACAGTGCGGCCGGTGGGCCGAAGGTCATGGAAATCGATCTGGTCAAGGGCGGCAAGGGATTGGGCTTCTCCATAGCCGGCGGCATTGGCAACCAGCACATCCCCGGCGACAATGGCATCTATGTGACCAAGCTGATGGACGGCGGGGCGGCGCAGGTGGACGGGCGTCTGTCCATCGGGGACAAGCTGATTGCAGTGCGCACCAACGGG AGCGAAAAGAACCTGGAGAACGTAACGCACGAACTGGCGGTGGCCACGCTGAAGTCGATCACCGACAAGGTGACGCTGATCATTGGGAAGACGCAGCACCTGACCACCAGTGCgtccggcggcggcggtggaggaCTCTCGGCCGGCCAGCAGttgtcgcagtcgcagtcgcagctgGCCAccagccagagccagagtcaggtccatcagcagcagcatccgACGCCGATGGTCAACTCGCAGTCGACAGGTGCGCTAAACAGTGTGGGACACACGGTTGTCGATTCACCACCAACAccacaagcagcagcagcatctgcCACTGCGTCAGTCATTGCAAGCAACACCACAGTCACCACAgtcacagccacagccacagccaccaACAGTAGCAGCAAGTTGCCGCCATCGCTAGGCGCTAACAGCAttagcaatagcaacagcaataacatcagcaacagcaacagcaatagcatcaacaacaacatcaacagTAGCAGCAGCACGACGGCAAACGTTGCAGTTGCGGctgcaacaccagcagcagcagcagcagcaactccacCCGCCTCCTTCTATAACAATGCTTCCATGCCCGCCCTGCCTGTCGAATCCATTCAAACCAACAACCGATCCCAATCACCCCAGCCGCGCC AGCCCGGCTCGCGATATGCCTCCACCAACGTCCTGGCCGCCGTTCCGCCAGGAACTCCGCGCGCAGTCAGCACCGAAGACATAACCAG AGAACCGCGCACCATCACCATCCAGAAGGGACCCCAGGGCCTGGGCTTCAACATCGTTGGCGGCGAGGATGGCCAGGGCATCTACGTGTCCTTCATCCTGGCCGGCGGTCCTGCCGATCTGGGCTCCGAGCTGAAGCGCGGCGACCAGCTGCTCAGCGTGAACAATGTCAACCTCACGCATGCCACCCACGAGGAGGCGGCCCAGGCGCTCAAG ACTTCTGGCGGCGTGGTGACCCTACTGGCGCAGTACCGCCCGGAGGAGTACAATCGGTTCGAGGCGCGCATCCAGGAGCTGAAACAGCAGGCCGCCCTCGGCGCCGGCGGATCGGGCACACTGCTGCGCACCACGCAGAAGCGATCGCTGTATGTGCGCGCCCTGTTCGACTACGATCCCAACCGGGACGATGGCCTGCCCTCGCGAGGATTGCCCTTCAAGCACGGCGACATCCTGCACGTGACCAATGCCTCCGACGACGAGTGGTGGCAGGCACGACGCGTCCTCGGCGACAACGAGGACGAGCAGATCGGCATTGTGCCGTCGAAGCGGCGCTGGGAGCGGAAGATGCGGGCTCGGGATCGCAGCGTCAAGTTCCAGGGTCATGCGGCAGCTAATAATAATCTGGATAAG CAATCGACATTGGATCGAAAGAAAAAGAATTTCACATTCTCGCGCAAATTTCCGTTTATGAAGAGTCGCGATGAGAAGAATGAAGATGGCAGCGACCAAGAGC CTTCCGAGGAGAACGTGCTGTCCTACGAGGCCGTGCAGCGCCTGTCCATCAACTACACGCGCCCGGTGATTATCCTGGGGCCGCTGAAGGATCGCATCAACGATGACCTAATATCGGAGTATCCCGACAAGTTCGGCTCTTGTGTGCCAC ACACCACCCGACCCAAGAGGGAGTACGAGGTGGACGGTAGGGACTATCACTTTGTGTCCTCTCGCGAGCAAATGGAGCGGGATATCCAGAACCATCTGTTCATCGAGGCGGGCCAGTATAACGACAATCTGTACGGCACCTCGGTGGCCAGTGTGCGCGAGGTGGCGGAGAAGGGCAAGCACTGCATCCTGGACGTGTCCGGGAATGCCATCAAGCGCCTCCAGGTGGCCCAGCTGTATCCCGTAGCCGTGTTCATCAAGCCCAAGTCGGTGGACTCAGTGAT GGAGATGAATCGTCGCATGACGGAGGAGCAGGCCAAGAAGACCTACGAGCGGGCGATTAAAATGGAGCAGGAATTCGGCGAATACTTTACGG GCGTTGTCCAGGGCGACACCATCGAGGAGATCTACAGCAAAGTGAAATCGATGATTTGGTCCCAGTCGGGACCAACCATTTGGGTACCTTCCAAGGAATCTCTATGA
- the LOC108023354 gene encoding disks large 1 tumor suppressor protein isoform X26 translates to MIDWVSIVRHSRRRFSNYVGSRSPVRMRRRRRQLTAPPPQQQQQQQQHHQDQHQSRERQKKDKEKERDKDDESGGGGASRYACCCANNQRMRIESDTENAKEPPAEQLQQQNPQQPQQQQQQQQQQSLAAKSRSGSQTVNGDDSWLYEDIQLERGNSGLGFSIAGGTDNPHIGTDTSIYITKLISGGAAAADGRLSINDIIVSVNDVSVVDVPHASAVDALKKAGNVVKLHVKRKRGTATTPAAGSAAGDARDSAAGGPKVMEIDLVKGGKGLGFSIAGGIGNQHIPGDNGIYVTKLMDGGAAQVDGRLSIGDKLIAVRTNGSEKNLENVTHELAVATLKSITDKVTLIIGKTQHLTTSASGGGGGGLSAGQQLSQSQSQLATSQSQSQVHQQQHPTPMVNSQSTEPGSRYASTNVLAAVPPGTPRAVSTEDITREPRTITIQKGPQGLGFNIVGGEDGQGIYVSFILAGGPADLGSELKRGDQLLSVNNVNLTHATHEEAAQALKTSGGVVTLLAQYRPEEYNRFEARIQELKQQAALGAGGSGTLLRTTQKRSLYVRALFDYDPNRDDGLPSRGLPFKHGDILHVTNASDDEWWQARRVLGDNEDEQIGIVPSKRRWERKMRARDRSVKFQGHAAANNNLDKQSTLDRKKKNFTFSRKFPFMKSRDEKNEDGSDQEPFMLCYTQDDANAEGASEENVLSYEAVQRLSINYTRPVIILGPLKDRINDDLISEYPDKFGSCVPHTTRPKREYEVDGRDYHFVSSREQMERDIQNHLFIEAGQYNDNLYGTSVASVREVAEKGKHCILDVSGNAIKRLQVAQLYPVAVFIKPKSVDSVMEMNRRMTEEQAKKTYERAIKMEQEFGEYFTGVVQGDTIEEIYSKVKSMIWSQSGPTIWVPSKESL, encoded by the exons ATGATTGACTGGGTGTCGATAGTGCGGCATTCCAGGCGCCGCTTTTCCAATTATGTGGGCTCGCGGTCGCCGGTGCGAATGCGTCGACGTCGACGTCAACTGACggcgccgccgccgcagcagcagcagcaacagcagcaacatcatcagGATCAACATCAGTCCAGGGAGCGCCAGAAAAAGGACaaggaaaaggagcgggacaAGGACGATGAGTCAGGGGGCGGGGGCGCTTCGCGATATGCCTGCTGTTGTGCCAAT AACCAGCGCATGCGCATCGAGTCGGACACGGAAAACGCCAAGGAGCCGCCGGCCGAGCAGCTGCAACAGCAGAATCCGCAGCagccgcaacagcagcagcagcagcagcaacagcagtcgCTGGCAGCCAAGTCGAGGAGCGGGTCGCAGACT GTGAATGGCGATGACAGCTGGTTGTACGAGGACATACAGCTGGAGCGCGGCAACTCCGGATTGGGATTCTCCATTGCCGGCGGCACGGATAATCCGCACATCGGCACCGACACCTCCATCTACATCACCAAGCTCATTTCCGGCGGAGCAGCTGCCGCCGATGGACGGCTGAGCATCAACGACATCATTGTGTCGGTGAACGATGTGTCCGTGGTGGATGTGCCACATGCCTCCGCCGTGGATGCCCTCAAGAAGGCCGGCAATGTGGTCAAGCTGCATGTGAAGCGAAAACGTGGCACGGCCACCACCCCGGCCGCCGGATCGGCGGCTGGAGATGCCCGGGACAGTGCGGCCGGTGGGCCGAAGGTCATGGAAATCGATCTGGTCAAGGGCGGCAAGGGATTGGGCTTCTCCATAGCCGGCGGCATTGGCAACCAGCACATCCCCGGCGACAATGGCATCTATGTGACCAAGCTGATGGACGGCGGGGCGGCGCAGGTGGACGGGCGTCTGTCCATCGGGGACAAGCTGATTGCAGTGCGCACCAACGGG AGCGAAAAGAACCTGGAGAACGTAACGCACGAACTGGCGGTGGCCACGCTGAAGTCGATCACCGACAAGGTGACGCTGATCATTGGGAAGACGCAGCACCTGACCACCAGTGCgtccggcggcggcggtggaggaCTCTCGGCCGGCCAGCAGttgtcgcagtcgcagtcgcagctgGCCAccagccagagccagagtcaggtccatcagcagcagcatccgACGCCGATGGTCAACTCGCAGTCGACAG AGCCCGGCTCGCGATATGCCTCCACCAACGTCCTGGCCGCCGTTCCGCCAGGAACTCCGCGCGCAGTCAGCACCGAAGACATAACCAG AGAACCGCGCACCATCACCATCCAGAAGGGACCCCAGGGCCTGGGCTTCAACATCGTTGGCGGCGAGGATGGCCAGGGCATCTACGTGTCCTTCATCCTGGCCGGCGGTCCTGCCGATCTGGGCTCCGAGCTGAAGCGCGGCGACCAGCTGCTCAGCGTGAACAATGTCAACCTCACGCATGCCACCCACGAGGAGGCGGCCCAGGCGCTCAAG ACTTCTGGCGGCGTGGTGACCCTACTGGCGCAGTACCGCCCGGAGGAGTACAATCGGTTCGAGGCGCGCATCCAGGAGCTGAAACAGCAGGCCGCCCTCGGCGCCGGCGGATCGGGCACACTGCTGCGCACCACGCAGAAGCGATCGCTGTATGTGCGCGCCCTGTTCGACTACGATCCCAACCGGGACGATGGCCTGCCCTCGCGAGGATTGCCCTTCAAGCACGGCGACATCCTGCACGTGACCAATGCCTCCGACGACGAGTGGTGGCAGGCACGACGCGTCCTCGGCGACAACGAGGACGAGCAGATCGGCATTGTGCCGTCGAAGCGGCGCTGGGAGCGGAAGATGCGGGCTCGGGATCGCAGCGTCAAGTTCCAGGGTCATGCGGCAGCTAATAATAATCTGGATAAG CAATCGACATTGGATCGAAAGAAAAAGAATTTCACATTCTCGCGCAAATTTCCGTTTATGAAGAGTCGCGATGAGAAGAATGAAGATGGCAGCGACCAAGAGC CCTTTATGCTTTGCTACACACAAGACGATGCCAATGCTGAAGGAG CTTCCGAGGAGAACGTGCTGTCCTACGAGGCCGTGCAGCGCCTGTCCATCAACTACACGCGCCCGGTGATTATCCTGGGGCCGCTGAAGGATCGCATCAACGATGACCTAATATCGGAGTATCCCGACAAGTTCGGCTCTTGTGTGCCAC ACACCACCCGACCCAAGAGGGAGTACGAGGTGGACGGTAGGGACTATCACTTTGTGTCCTCTCGCGAGCAAATGGAGCGGGATATCCAGAACCATCTGTTCATCGAGGCGGGCCAGTATAACGACAATCTGTACGGCACCTCGGTGGCCAGTGTGCGCGAGGTGGCGGAGAAGGGCAAGCACTGCATCCTGGACGTGTCCGGGAATGCCATCAAGCGCCTCCAGGTGGCCCAGCTGTATCCCGTAGCCGTGTTCATCAAGCCCAAGTCGGTGGACTCAGTGAT GGAGATGAATCGTCGCATGACGGAGGAGCAGGCCAAGAAGACCTACGAGCGGGCGATTAAAATGGAGCAGGAATTCGGCGAATACTTTACGG GCGTTGTCCAGGGCGACACCATCGAGGAGATCTACAGCAAAGTGAAATCGATGATTTGGTCCCAGTCGGGACCAACCATTTGGGTACCTTCCAAGGAATCTCTATGA